A region of the Longimicrobiales bacterium genome:
GGCATCCGCCCCCAGCACCAGCCGATCATCGATCTCGCTCAGCAGCTCCTGATCGACCGGCTCCTCCGCATAGCCGGCGCGTGCATACGCATCCTCGGCCGCATCCGCCCAGCCGGCCGCTGCGGCCGCCAGCGCTGCCAGCGCCTGCGCTTCGCCGTCCTCCGCACGCTCGTTCGAGGCCTCGATCAGCAGCTCCGCCGCCAGCTCGACATGCCCGAGCTCCAGCTCGATCAGGCCGAGCAGCACACGGGTCCAGGAATCGTCCGGCGCGAGCGACAGCGCCTCGTTCATGGCATCGGCGGCAGCAGCGTAGTCCTGCTTCAGCGCGAGCGCGATGCCCAGCTCCGCATGCATCACCGGATCGTCCGGTGCGAGCTGAACGGCCGCACGCAAGTGCGTGAGCGCGTCGTCGAACAGCCCTTC
Encoded here:
- a CDS encoding tetratricopeptide repeat protein, which gives rise to MSDIDALLQDALGLGDEGRFDEMADLLETALRDAPDDPYLLGWLGVANREMDRDGVAYDYFKRCLAEQPEDPQLLALAGAGLAAFDDPEAETALRNAAVTGPNLPDTRLQYGAYLAREGLFDDALTHLRAAVQLAPDDPVMHAELGIALALKQDYAAAADAMNEALSLAPDDSWTRVLLGLIELELGHVELAAELLIEASNERAEDGEAQALAALAAAAAGWADAAEDAYARAGYAEEPVDQELLSEIDDRLVLGADAARTFLLETVAPTALHDRLTQPL